From Denitrovibrio acetiphilus DSM 12809, the proteins below share one genomic window:
- the nusB gene encoding transcription antitermination factor NusB translates to MKKNFKARTRGRKFAYMMMYQLIIADYTPKEITKTFWNSVKEEDESVIEFANRLFTGAAESVDANDEIICRYIRSDWTYERMGEVEKDILRVAVHELFRQEAPYYAVINDFVTLARKYSDEKSASLVNGILENIRKNFKLSEGKVES, encoded by the coding sequence ATGAAGAAAAACTTTAAGGCTCGTACAAGGGGACGTAAATTTGCCTATATGATGATGTACCAGCTCATCATTGCAGATTATACCCCGAAAGAGATTACTAAAACGTTCTGGAATTCCGTTAAAGAAGAAGATGAAAGCGTCATTGAGTTTGCTAACAGGCTTTTCACAGGTGCTGCGGAGTCTGTTGATGCAAATGACGAAATTATATGCAGATATATCCGCTCCGACTGGACATACGAACGTATGGGAGAGGTTGAGAAAGATATCCTGCGGGTGGCGGTGCATGAACTGTTTCGACAGGAAGCCCCGTACTATGCTGTGATAAATGACTTTGTCACACTGGCAAGAAAATACAGCGATGAAAAATCTGCTTCACTGGTAAACGGTATTCTGGAAAATATCAGAAAGAACTTTAAACTGTCGGAGGGGAAGGTTGAATCCTGA
- a CDS encoding DUF4911 domain-containing protein, producing the protein MPHTVKVKCNIMKKDVILLNSIMDSYENIAIVRTVDAKTGSVVLYATDNTYKTVLRVLDELKQDGVYIENISTQESENVDEW; encoded by the coding sequence ATGCCTCACACGGTTAAAGTTAAATGTAACATAATGAAGAAGGATGTCATTCTCCTTAACAGTATAATGGATTCATACGAAAATATAGCTATAGTGCGCACTGTGGACGCCAAAACCGGTTCTGTGGTTTTATATGCTACCGACAATACGTATAAAACAGTTCTGCGTGTTCTTGACGAGCTGAAGCAGGACGGTGTGTATATAGAGAATATTTCCACACAGGAGAGTGAAAATGTCGATGAGTGGTAA